A segment of the Streptococcus chenjunshii genome:
ATACTAAGTTTTGTCAGTTCTGACATTTTGCCAATTGAATAACGCATTTTTTCTCCTTTTGACTTGATCTAGAGTTAACTCTAGGTGCTATCATTAGTATAACGTAAAAAGGAGGAATTGGAAAATGTCAGCCACTTTAAAACAATATGTCTGTATCACTGGAGCCAGCTCCGGCATCGGTTTGGAAGCCGCAAAAGCTTTCGCCGGTCTTGGCTTTCATTTAATCTTAGTCGCAAGACGCCAAAAACAATTAGAAGACCTGAGAAAAGAAGTGCTGCAGCAATACCCTGATTTGGACATTCTTGTAAAAAGCCTTGATTTATCGATTCCAGACAATGCCTATCAGCTGTACAACAGCTTAAAAAGCTTCCATGTCACTGTTTGGATTAACAATGCTGGATTTGGAAATTATGACAGCGTTGCTCATCAAAATCTAGAGAAAATTTCTGCAATGATTCATCTGAATATTGAAGCTTTAACCCTATTATCCAGCCTTTATGTCAGGGATTACCAAGATATTGACAACAGTCAGCTGATCAATATTTCTTCCCGAGGAGGCTATATGTTGGTCGATAATGCTGTTACTTACTGTGCAACAAAATTTTATGTCAGTGCATTTACGGAAGGACTGGCATTAGAAATGAAGAACCGCCATCATAAATTGCAGGCAAAGGTACTTGCTCCTGCTGCAACCAAAACAGAATTCGGGAAAGTGGCCACTGATTCCAGCAGCTACAATTATGATGAACATTTCAAGCAGTATCACTCTGCTAAAGAAATGGCTGATTTCCTCATTCAGCTCTATAAAAGCGATAAAACTGTCGGCCTCGTTGATGTCAAAGATTTCAGCTTCCACCTCAGTCAGCCTCTCTTTAATCATTAAGATTATTGCATATCACGGAGGACTTGCCTCAGTCAACATGATGTCTCGTAAAACAACATCTGGGATTATATGAAACACATAATACTTTTATATACTTTATCCATTGGAACAATTTATTAAGTGCACATATTTTTTAAACTTTTTATATTTTTTTTGATAGTAGCTTACATACTTACTTTGGGGTTTAAGTGGGATCATGGTCAGATAATCGCTGCTAACTGGAGTTTGTAAATATTTATAACCAATAATTATTGAACCATGAACTGACATCACATTTAAATTAAACGTATTGATAACCCTGTTAAATACATTTGCCAATATTAATAACCATAAATCATTTCTTGCTCCGCCACCAACAACATTAATTGATCCTGCCAAGGGGATATTTTGCTCTTCATACAGAAGTTTTAAAGCAAATGCAATCCCTTCAAAAATTGATAATCCCATTTTTTTTGATGAAGCTGTTAAATCTAATTCTTGAAAAGAACCTAAGATATTTCGATTCTTTAAAATGTACTTTTCGCCAGCAAAATATGGTATAAATATAACTTTATTGCTAACAATGTCTTTTTCTGAAATGTCAGATAGTCTTAAATATTCATTATTGCGAGTAATTTCATTTTTCCACCATTCAATTATTTCTCCGCAAGTAGATAGAGAAGTCTGGCTAATAATTTTTAAACCGTTCTCGCTGCCAAATAATATATTTTTTCCAACATTTGACAGGTTTTTTATTTCGCTTAATACTACACCAGAAGTCCCTAAGGAAATAGTTAAATTTGACTTACTAAATTCATTTATAAAGGCCATAGTAGCAGCATTATCTCCTGTACCTACCACCACAGCTACATCATTGTGTAAGTGAAATCTTTTTTTTAATGAGGCACCTAAAAATGAAACCCTTTTATCTGAATTTTTTATTTCTGGAAATATCCTATTTGGGAAACCATAATGTTTTATTATCTTATCAGACCATTTTTTTGTTGCTAAATCCATTAAACATGATGTTGAAGCATCACAATAATCTGTTACAGCCTCACCAGTAAGTATATAGTTAATGTAGTCTTTAACCATACACATCTTAGCAATTTTTTTGTATTCTTCTGTCTTATATTTCTTTAGCCATATTAGATTAGCTAAGGGACTGCCAGTAGAAATTATATTAGCATTTTTTGTCATCCCAAGAGTATTAATCAGAACATCCCTTATTTCGGGAATTTGATTAATTGTTCGTCTGTCATTCCATAATATAGCATTCCTAAAAGTATCACCATCTGAATCAAGAAATACAGTACTATGCATCTGAGCAGTCGTGCAGATAACTTTAATATTATCAGCAAAATCTGAATTAAATATTTTTTCCAACTCATCAAGTATAATTTTTTTCCACACTTTTGGATCCATCTCTACATACCCCTCGCTAGGGTATACTAGATCATATGCTATTGAATTAGCATACACTGTATTTAAAGACGAATCGCTCACTAAAAATTTTACCGATGAAGTCCCTATGTCAAGCC
Coding sequences within it:
- a CDS encoding FGGY family carbohydrate kinase; this encodes MTVKLVLGLDIGTSSVKFLVSDSSLNTVYANSIAYDLVYPSEGYVEMDPKVWKKIILDELEKIFNSDFADNIKVICTTAQMHSTVFLDSDGDTFRNAILWNDRRTINQIPEIRDVLINTLGMTKNANIISTGSPLANLIWLKKYKTEEYKKIAKMCMVKDYINYILTGEAVTDYCDASTSCLMDLATKKWSDKIIKHYGFPNRIFPEIKNSDKRVSFLGASLKKRFHLHNDVAVVVGTGDNAATMAFINEFSKSNLTISLGTSGVVLSEIKNLSNVGKNILFGSENGLKIISQTSLSTCGEIIEWWKNEITRNNEYLRLSDISEKDIVSNKVIFIPYFAGEKYILKNRNILGSFQELDLTASSKKMGLSIFEGIAFALKLLYEEQNIPLAGSINVVGGGARNDLWLLILANVFNRVINTFNLNVMSVHGSIIIGYKYLQTPVSSDYLTMIPLKPQSKYVSYYQKKYKKFKKYVHLINCSNG
- a CDS encoding SDR family NAD(P)-dependent oxidoreductase encodes the protein MSATLKQYVCITGASSGIGLEAAKAFAGLGFHLILVARRQKQLEDLRKEVLQQYPDLDILVKSLDLSIPDNAYQLYNSLKSFHVTVWINNAGFGNYDSVAHQNLEKISAMIHLNIEALTLLSSLYVRDYQDIDNSQLINISSRGGYMLVDNAVTYCATKFYVSAFTEGLALEMKNRHHKLQAKVLAPAATKTEFGKVATDSSSYNYDEHFKQYHSAKEMADFLIQLYKSDKTVGLVDVKDFSFHLSQPLFNH